A window of Clostridium sp. Marseille-P299 contains these coding sequences:
- a CDS encoding glycoside hydrolase family 3 protein, whose amino-acid sequence MYINPKKILIVVMIACFMMAIFIGCKKQTNPPKSVGNENKQENAQANIEKNTQDNEQDNTQEITQQNTQQSTKESKKYNVDDILANMTLEQKVAQMLQGAMYHVTESEMKAYDFGSILSNYEGMDNSVNGWKNIVLGFQKAALGGIHEIPYLYGTDAVHGNQAAAGAVIFPHNIGIGAANDEELTYQMGKIVAEEMKLTGMLWNFAPCLAAAKDPRWGRTYESYSSDYELVAKLGSAFVKGQLENGVIPCAKHFIADGNAEYNTGEGNYLIDRGDATLSDDEIKELLNVYQKVIDAGVPTVMVNHGSINGVKLHQHKQLITDELKGRMGFEGFVVSDWESIHNIEGNSLKEKVITAVNAGIDMLMEPQYYLDCYHYIIGAVNEGSITTERIDDAVKRILTVKLNLGIFEDPMQEKLTMNIKELGEDKSRDIARQLVEKSLVLLKNDNNLLPLKQGQKIFVTGPAANDSGVLSGGWTVTWQGKQDSNNKRYVKGSTTILDGLQDIAKEYNLEIITDATKAADADVTILCVGEIPYAEWEGDTSDLSITGSCGLVRNEKAIELAKSLKKPTITLIVAGRNVIISEYLEHWDAVVMCYLPGTEGDGVTNVLVGKVPFVGKLPMPWYQSINDIGTDQYLYPIGYGMEALTSK is encoded by the coding sequence ATGTATATAAATCCTAAAAAGATTCTAATCGTAGTAATGATAGCCTGTTTTATGATGGCTATATTCATAGGATGTAAAAAGCAAACTAATCCTCCAAAAAGTGTAGGCAATGAAAATAAACAAGAAAATGCACAAGCAAATATAGAAAAAAACACACAAGATAATGAGCAAGATAATACACAAGAAATAACACAACAAAATACACAACAAAGTACGAAGGAGAGTAAAAAATACAACGTTGATGATATTTTAGCTAATATGACGTTAGAGCAAAAAGTAGCTCAGATGCTGCAAGGAGCAATGTACCATGTAACAGAGAGTGAAATGAAAGCGTATGACTTTGGATCTATTTTAAGTAACTATGAAGGAATGGATAACTCCGTAAATGGATGGAAAAACATTGTGTTAGGTTTTCAAAAAGCGGCTTTGGGAGGAATTCATGAGATTCCATATCTATATGGAACGGATGCTGTTCATGGAAATCAAGCGGCAGCAGGGGCAGTTATATTTCCACATAATATTGGAATAGGTGCAGCAAACGATGAAGAATTAACCTATCAAATGGGTAAAATCGTAGCAGAAGAAATGAAATTAACAGGTATGTTATGGAATTTTGCTCCTTGCCTTGCAGCAGCGAAGGATCCGCGTTGGGGAAGAACCTATGAAAGCTATTCCTCAGATTATGAACTGGTTGCCAAATTAGGTTCCGCTTTTGTAAAAGGACAATTAGAAAATGGTGTCATACCATGTGCAAAGCATTTTATAGCCGATGGAAATGCAGAATATAATACTGGTGAAGGTAATTATCTAATTGATAGAGGAGATGCTACATTATCCGATGATGAAATAAAAGAGTTATTAAACGTGTATCAAAAAGTGATTGATGCTGGAGTACCAACCGTCATGGTAAACCACGGAAGTATTAATGGCGTGAAATTACATCAACATAAACAGTTAATTACGGACGAACTAAAGGGTAGAATGGGATTCGAAGGATTTGTAGTCAGTGACTGGGAATCCATACATAATATCGAAGGGAATTCTTTAAAAGAAAAAGTAATCACTGCAGTAAATGCAGGAATTGATATGTTAATGGAACCGCAATATTACTTAGACTGTTATCATTATATCATTGGAGCAGTAAACGAGGGGAGCATCACCACGGAGAGAATTGATGATGCAGTGAAAAGAATTCTTACAGTAAAACTTAATCTTGGAATTTTTGAGGACCCAATGCAAGAGAAGCTAACGATGAACATTAAAGAACTTGGTGAGGATAAAAGCCGTGATATTGCAAGACAGTTAGTGGAGAAGAGCCTTGTACTATTAAAAAATGATAATAATCTACTTCCTTTAAAGCAGGGACAAAAAATATTTGTTACCGGACCTGCAGCAAATGATAGTGGCGTTTTAAGCGGAGGTTGGACAGTTACTTGGCAAGGAAAACAAGATTCTAATAATAAACGATATGTAAAAGGAAGTACGACTATTTTAGACGGATTACAAGATATTGCAAAAGAGTATAATTTAGAAATCATTACGGATGCAACAAAAGCGGCAGATGCAGATGTTACTATACTTTGTGTTGGTGAGATACCATATGCAGAATGGGAAGGCGATACCAGTGATCTTAGTATCACTGGTTCTTGTGGGCTAGTTAGAAATGAGAAAGCAATAGAGCTAGCAAAGTCATTAAAAAAACCAACAATAACACTAATTGTAGCAGGAAGAAATGTTATTATTAGTGAATACCTAGAGCATTGGGACGCTGTGGTAATGTGTTATCTTCCTGGCACTGAGGGAGATGGAGTTACCAATGTTTTAGTGGGGAAAGTTCCGTTTGTTGGAAAGCTTCCCATGCCTTGGTACCAATCAATTAATGATATAGGAACAGATCAATATTTATACCCGATAGGCTATGGCATGGAAGCACTTACTTCAAAATAA
- a CDS encoding pyridoxamine 5'-phosphate oxidase family protein: MNQEVITRAVEIIQKNTGEDSYCVLALHDLDGYPTASTITASKAEGLDWITFCTGLGGTKSNRINRCNQASVCFNSDDYNITLVGTIEIETDLDVKKEMWYEGLKNHFNGPEDPNYCVLRFRTKRYNLFVDWKTAQGSL; encoded by the coding sequence ATGAATCAAGAAGTAATAACAAGAGCTGTTGAAATTATTCAAAAAAATACTGGAGAGGATTCATACTGTGTATTAGCCTTGCATGATTTGGATGGTTATCCAACTGCTTCCACAATAACTGCATCAAAGGCGGAGGGGCTTGATTGGATTACCTTTTGTACAGGCTTAGGGGGAACAAAAAGTAATCGGATTAACAGATGTAATCAGGCAAGTGTTTGCTTTAATTCTGATGACTACAACATTACATTAGTTGGAACCATAGAAATAGAAACTGACTTAGATGTGAAAAAGGAAATGTGGTACGAAGGTTTGAAAAACCATTTTAATGGACCGGAAGATCCAAACTATTGCGTATTACGCTTTAGAACAAAACGCTATAATTTATTTGTGGATTGGAAAACAGCACAAGGTTCGCTTTAA
- the argS gene encoding arginine--tRNA ligase produces MLYFQEEIKKVIQQQYTDLEVIFSASPNVETGHLSIPCFSFSKILRRSPKDIADDLSELIQSLDFIDKVESTGGYINCFIKKEILFRTIITEVLKLKESYGSNQSGHNKTALIEHTSINPNASPHVGRARNAMIGDSIVRLLKFEGYKVEVHYFVNDIGKQIAMLLLGAMKKESVSFKDLLDLYIDINNELKENPELENEIFSLLYKLENGDEEVRTQFRNLVNICINGQTSILKELGIEYDAFDYESDYLFNERLNDILEELKNTGDLEEDSEGRYVLNQSKYNLPMKAPYLVLTRKDKTSLYPLRDIAYTIDKVKKNHDRNIIVLGEDQKLYFKQIAAVLDLLGLTPPEVIHYSIVLLAEGKMATRNGTVILLEDFMKEAYEKAKTEIQKRRDSVDETSAKAIAYGAVKYSIIKTSNDKNVTFDWDSALSFEGDSGPYLQYSLARIFSILRNFTDTEIKNPDYSLLDQKEELELILEIARMNEVIELASKNLSPHIIANYLYGLTQKFSRFYHQHSIINASSEELKIARLHLILAVKQVILNCLSILGIDSVETM; encoded by the coding sequence ATGCTTTATTTTCAAGAAGAAATTAAAAAAGTAATACAGCAACAGTATACCGATTTAGAAGTAATTTTTTCGGCTTCACCTAATGTAGAAACTGGTCACCTATCGATTCCTTGCTTTAGTTTTTCAAAAATATTAAGACGTTCCCCAAAAGATATTGCAGACGATTTATCAGAATTAATACAATCTCTTGATTTTATAGACAAAGTAGAATCAACCGGCGGTTATATAAATTGTTTTATAAAAAAAGAAATCCTTTTTAGAACAATTATTACAGAAGTACTTAAGTTAAAAGAATCCTATGGTTCAAATCAAAGTGGTCATAACAAAACAGCGTTGATTGAACATACTAGCATTAATCCAAATGCCTCTCCTCATGTTGGTAGAGCACGTAATGCGATGATTGGCGATTCTATTGTTCGGTTACTAAAATTTGAAGGATACAAGGTGGAAGTTCACTACTTTGTGAATGATATTGGAAAACAAATAGCAATGCTTTTACTTGGTGCAATGAAAAAAGAAAGTGTATCATTTAAAGATTTACTAGATTTATATATCGATATTAACAATGAACTAAAAGAGAATCCAGAACTAGAAAATGAAATATTTTCCCTTTTATATAAATTAGAAAATGGTGATGAAGAAGTTCGAACTCAATTCAGAAATCTTGTAAATATATGCATCAATGGACAAACAAGTATTCTAAAGGAGTTAGGAATCGAATATGATGCCTTTGATTATGAATCTGATTATTTATTCAACGAACGATTAAATGATATTTTAGAAGAGCTAAAAAATACAGGTGATTTAGAAGAGGATTCAGAAGGTCGTTATGTATTAAATCAATCGAAATACAATTTACCTATGAAAGCACCTTATTTAGTACTAACTAGGAAAGATAAAACATCCCTTTACCCACTAAGAGATATCGCGTATACCATTGATAAAGTAAAGAAAAATCATGATAGAAATATCATCGTCTTAGGTGAAGACCAAAAGCTTTATTTTAAGCAAATAGCTGCTGTATTAGACCTATTAGGTCTAACTCCTCCTGAAGTTATACATTATTCCATTGTTTTATTAGCAGAAGGTAAAATGGCAACGAGAAATGGCACCGTTATCCTTTTGGAAGATTTCATGAAAGAAGCTTATGAAAAGGCGAAAACAGAAATTCAAAAAAGGAGAGACTCTGTGGATGAAACCTCAGCAAAAGCAATCGCTTATGGTGCTGTGAAGTATTCTATTATAAAAACATCCAATGATAAAAATGTTACTTTTGATTGGGATAGTGCTTTAAGTTTTGAGGGAGATTCCGGTCCTTATTTACAATATAGTCTTGCACGTATTTTTTCAATTCTTAGAAACTTTACAGATACAGAAATAAAAAATCCGGACTATTCTTTATTAGATCAAAAGGAAGAACTAGAATTAATATTAGAGATTGCTAGAATGAATGAAGTCATTGAGCTGGCTTCTAAAAACTTGAGCCCTCATATCATAGCAAATTATTTATACGGATTAACACAAAAATTTTCACGATTTTATCATCAACATTCTATAATTAATGCTTCTAGTGAAGAGCTTAAAATCGCACGATTGCATTTAATCCTAGCTGTGAAACAAGTAATTTTAAATTGTTTATCCATCCTTGGTATCGATTCTGTGGAAACCATGTAG
- a CDS encoding methyl-accepting chemotaxis protein, whose product MEINSNQNAELQASLVIDKLVIKLWMMFVIVFGAAMIPEDLNMIRDGIGGNLRMVHLGISAICVIIPFMYSAYFKRKCNAGLEINHRLKKILIVINFMVMFTVSFFGSYEHKVYAYAIILLMILALFQDMKLVLVTGILQFIITFIDCIVRDGLNFSSEYMFSLILLIMCIIIAVMTTQGIKASNGVRLASINNAYLESTKANEELSSTKEKVIDSVVIVADKISNNNVRIENMNKSLQEVATATESLAGSLQNINQNCIDIQNDLEELVHIDNSMQTLSEESTDAIHVGIEMMKKAKDISDNVSNISISVGNDMKSLVDSIKGVEVMIDAIKGIANQTNLLALNASIEAARAGEAGKGFSVVAEEIRKLSLGTNSSVENIEDIVNKINISTDKTYQSIETMQSEINEQHESIVDAQGKLLNVTKNVDKLIVSINDSITRVKNIAITNESMVDDTTNISAVSEEINANTEDISQLSQEVAAESGNINNMNNELINWVR is encoded by the coding sequence GTGGAGATAAATAGTAATCAGAATGCAGAATTGCAAGCAAGCTTAGTGATAGACAAACTAGTGATTAAATTGTGGATGATGTTTGTTATCGTTTTTGGTGCAGCTATGATTCCAGAAGATTTAAATATGATAAGAGATGGAATAGGTGGAAACTTAAGAATGGTGCATTTAGGTATTAGTGCTATCTGTGTTATCATTCCATTTATGTATAGTGCGTATTTTAAACGTAAATGCAATGCAGGATTAGAAATAAATCATAGGTTGAAAAAAATACTGATTGTTATTAATTTCATGGTAATGTTTACGGTCAGCTTTTTTGGATCTTACGAGCATAAGGTGTATGCATATGCCATCATACTGTTAATGATTTTAGCATTGTTTCAGGATATGAAATTGGTATTAGTTACTGGTATTCTACAGTTTATTATTACATTTATTGATTGCATCGTTAGAGACGGACTTAACTTTAGCAGCGAATATATGTTTTCTTTAATCTTACTTATTATGTGTATTATTATAGCAGTAATGACAACACAAGGGATAAAGGCATCCAATGGGGTGAGACTTGCCAGTATAAATAATGCGTACTTAGAATCTACGAAAGCAAATGAAGAACTAAGTAGTACGAAAGAAAAGGTTATAGATAGCGTTGTAATTGTGGCTGATAAAATAAGCAACAACAATGTTCGTATTGAAAATATGAACAAGTCACTTCAGGAGGTGGCCACCGCTACAGAATCTTTGGCGGGCTCTTTACAAAATATTAATCAAAATTGTATTGATATACAAAATGATCTAGAGGAATTAGTACATATCGATAATTCAATGCAAACCTTATCTGAAGAATCAACCGATGCCATTCATGTTGGGATTGAGATGATGAAAAAGGCGAAGGATATTTCAGATAATGTAAGTAACATTTCCATCAGCGTTGGTAATGATATGAAATCTTTGGTGGATAGTATTAAAGGTGTTGAAGTAATGATTGATGCCATAAAAGGGATTGCAAATCAAACGAATCTTTTAGCATTAAATGCCTCTATTGAGGCTGCCAGAGCAGGCGAGGCTGGGAAAGGATTTTCTGTTGTTGCAGAAGAAATACGAAAATTATCCTTAGGAACGAATAGCTCAGTAGAAAATATTGAAGATATAGTAAATAAGATCAATATAAGCACAGATAAAACTTATCAAAGTATCGAGACAATGCAGTCAGAAATCAATGAACAACATGAGAGTATTGTTGATGCTCAAGGCAAGTTATTAAATGTGACTAAAAATGTAGATAAGTTAATTGTTAGTATCAATGATTCCATTACGAGGGTGAAGAATATAGCAATTACTAACGAAAGCATGGTGGATGACACTACAAATATTTCAGCTGTGTCCGAGGAAATCAATGCAAATACAGAAGATATTTCGCAGTTAAGCCAAGAAGTTGCAGCAGAATCCGGTAATATTAATAATATGAATAATGAATTAATCAATTGGGTTAGATAA
- a CDS encoding alpha/beta hydrolase fold domain-containing protein, whose amino-acid sequence MIISDNIDVFEVKSSINVEEFKKAVREEHAQDLERIKQYKEYYKMIKQETGMRPSKFEPEPGYCYEKYKYKDADIEVIKNTQKANKAVYFFKGCAYINHMTDEALREMQKISIKLGDTCAISVNHRIAPENDYKDLLTDTVNGYLWLLDQGYSPENIIFIGDSSGGGTALATAMMLRDLNIEVPELMVLFSPWANVAMDTSSYDIYQEADCMLGDNGLLEYAKEVYLDRNDIHNPYVSPCYGNFENLPKILIQVGTEERVYDDSICIAEKVMQSGGDARLEVYKDMFHEFQSYYELDAAKFAWERVIDFINVHYEKGV is encoded by the coding sequence TTGATAATCAGTGACAACATTGATGTTTTTGAGGTGAAATCAAGTATTAATGTGGAGGAATTTAAAAAAGCAGTAAGGGAAGAACATGCACAGGATTTAGAGAGAATCAAACAATACAAAGAGTACTATAAAATGATAAAGCAGGAAACAGGAATGCGACCATCTAAATTTGAACCTGAGCCTGGTTACTGTTATGAAAAATATAAATACAAAGATGCAGATATTGAGGTTATAAAAAACACTCAAAAGGCTAATAAAGCAGTATATTTCTTTAAGGGATGTGCTTATATTAATCATATGACAGATGAAGCATTAAGAGAAATGCAAAAAATCTCCATTAAGCTTGGTGATACGTGTGCAATTAGTGTTAACCATAGGATAGCACCAGAAAATGATTATAAGGATTTATTAACCGATACGGTGAACGGGTATCTATGGCTTTTAGATCAAGGATATAGTCCAGAAAATATAATTTTTATAGGTGATTCTTCTGGCGGTGGAACGGCGTTAGCAACAGCGATGATGTTACGTGATTTAAATATTGAGGTACCGGAATTAATGGTATTATTCTCTCCTTGGGCTAATGTTGCAATGGATACTTCTTCTTATGATATTTATCAGGAGGCAGATTGCATGCTTGGTGATAATGGATTATTAGAATATGCAAAAGAAGTCTATTTGGATAGAAATGATATACATAATCCCTATGTTTCACCATGCTATGGAAATTTTGAAAATTTACCTAAAATACTTATTCAGGTTGGTACAGAAGAACGAGTATACGATGATTCAATCTGTATAGCAGAAAAAGTTATGCAAAGTGGAGGAGATGCAAGATTAGAAGTTTATAAAGATATGTTTCATGAATTTCAAAGCTATTACGAGCTTGATGCAGCTAAATTTGCATGGGAACGTGTCATAGATTTTATAAATGTACATTATGAGAAGGGAGTATAA